In Flavobacterium praedii, the DNA window AATAATAAGCACATCTTTGAGATCGGTACTTGTTAATGTACTATTCGTGATTTTGATATTTGGAGTAAGGGATGATGTATTCGGAATAGTTGCAACCCCTGAAAACACAGCTTCAGTAGTTTTTAAACTGATCATTCTAGCCCAGTCATAATAGATTTTGTTCCTGTTATTATCAGCAAGCCAGTTGTTTGCCCATTGTGGTTGTGGCTTGGTAGATAATTTACAATCACCTGCAATCGTTGCTGAATTGTCATTTACACTTCCATCTGTACATGTATAAATAGAAGAATTCCATCCCAACTCTCCAAAGTGCCAGATCATTTTTGGTCCAGGAACCAATAAAGAAACTGCTCCAATAGCTGACATTCTAGACAAAGCAACATTTAAAGTTTTTACATTATGAGCTACATTTGTTGCATTACCAAATTGCGAATTTTTGTACATCAAACGTTCTTCATCATGACTTTCTGCATAACCCATTAATCGATTTGCAGTAAACCCACGGCTTTGACTTGTCATTCCAGAAATATTTGCAGTATAACCCATTGATAACTCATTATAATTCGAATTCATGTTTCCCCACATTATTACTCCTTTACTTGGATTTTCTGAAATTCTATAATTTGCCCATTGTTGTTCTTCAGTATTTCCACCTAAATGTTCAAAAATAGTGTAATGTGTTGGGTCTAATAACCATGAATAATCAGTATATTCCTTCAAGATATCTACTCTGTCTTGTTGATAGTTACCTGTACAAGTTTGATCGCTGGCCGTACAATTTTGAGTAAATCCTTTGGTTAAGTCCCAACGGAATCCATCAATTTTATATTCTTCAATCCATTGTTTGATCACACGTTTTACATAGTTTTTGGTATAAGCTGAAGAATGATTAAAATCTTCTCCTACGCTATAGGAATGTTTAGCTACGGTATTAAAATAAGGATTCTCAGTAGTTGGATTTCCGTATCCGTCTCCATCTGGATCATTCATCCACATGCGAATCATTGGATTTCTTCCAAAAGCGTGATTTAAGGCTACATCTAGAATTACTGCAATACCATTTTGATGACATAAGTCAATCAACTCTTTTAATTTTGTAGATGGCCCGTAAAATTTATCCAATGCCATGTGAAATGAAGTATTGTAACCCCAACTTTCGTTGCCTTCAAATTCCATTACAGGCATTAACTCAATGGCATTGATCTTTAAATTTTTAAAATAATCAATACGATCAATTAAGTTTTGATAATTTTTATTGGCATCAAAATCACGAACTAATACTTCATATACTACTAATTTGTCTTTTTCTGGTTTTACAAAGTTTGTAGTTGATGTACTCCACGCATAAGGAGTCTGTCCTGTTTGTAATACCGTAACTTCTTTGTCTTGTCCAGCAGGATATACTGGCATATTAGGATAAGTGGTAGACGGAATATATTGATCATCCAAAGGTGATAACACCAATGTAGAATAAGGATCAGCTGTTTTGACCAATGCAGGTGAGTTAGCAATTGGTGTAGTTTCACCTACCCAATATAAAAAGCTTTCACTTTTTCCTGATGTTAATCCTGTCAATTCCAACCAAAATTTGGTGGAACCAGGAGTAGCATCTTTTTTCATTGCGTATGAATTTCCAGGTTGCCAGTTATTGAAACTCCCTGCTACATATACAAAATCTTTAAGTGGTGCATCAAGTACTAATGTTGCTTTAGTTGCATCTGTTGGATTGTAATTGATTCCATCAACTAAGCCAGCTGGAATTGTTTCAGAAATTGTATTTGGATTTATAACGACAGTAAATTTTTTAGTAATAATTGTTGTCCCTTGAGTTACCTCTAATTCGTAGTTTTGATTGTCTGTGATATTTGTATGAGAAAACGAATAAGTAGAAGTACTAGGATTAGTATTGATGCTAATTCCATTTGATTTTAAATTGTAACTAGCAACTCCATTTGTATTTGTAGCAGCAATAGAAAGATTACTCCCAGAAGTTAAAATGGTTGCACTGTTTTCAGCTGGAGAAGTTAGGTTTACTTGAAAAGCTCCAACTTCAGCAAGAATATCTTGTGATTTTTTATCACCAGTTCCATCTTTGGCTTTAATTAGAAATCCAATTTTTCCAATATTTGTTGTATTATAATAGGTACTTGGTACAAATGTTTTTGTATAAGTATCGTTTCCAGAGTTATAAGTAAATCTACTGGCTTCATCTGAAGTATTCCAAGATCCATTTAGAGGTGTTCCTTTTTGGGTAGTATCATCTAAGTCAAAAGCCCATGCCCATAAATAAAGTGCATTACCTGATACACCCCAAGTACTTTCATTTATACTGCTCCCATTAATGGTAATAGTAATAGATGTTGTTTCTTCAAACGAAGCCGGACTTATAGAATAAGTCGCTGTTTGTTGTTGAGCTGTGCACAACAAAGAAATAAAAAATGGTATTAAAAGTATAAGTTTTTTCATAGTCGTAGAATTTTTTTGAAAATGTGTAATTTCCTAAATCATTTAATTTAAACTAATTTACCTTAAGATTTTAAACGTTAGAATTTGTTATTAATAGAATAAAATGACAATTAGAAAGTTTTAAATGACGCTGTATTGTATTCTTTAAAGTTAAGTTTTATCTAATATTAAATAAGAATGTTTGATTACAAACATTTTACGATATCGTTGTAGTGTTTAAAACTTTATTTTTTTTAAGTATTTTTCCGAATAGTTTATTTTTTTAAATTAAAAAAGGGCTGTCAGTTAAGACAGCCCTTTTTTGGAAATAATTTTAAAATTATTTTTTAACAATACTATATATATTTGCTTTA includes these proteins:
- a CDS encoding alpha-amylase family glycosyl hydrolase, with product MKKLILLIPFFISLLCTAQQQTATYSISPASFEETTSITITINGSSINESTWGVSGNALYLWAWAFDLDDTTQKGTPLNGSWNTSDEASRFTYNSGNDTYTKTFVPSTYYNTTNIGKIGFLIKAKDGTGDKKSQDILAEVGAFQVNLTSPAENSATILTSGSNLSIAATNTNGVASYNLKSNGISINTNPSTSTYSFSHTNITDNQNYELEVTQGTTIITKKFTVVINPNTISETIPAGLVDGINYNPTDATKATLVLDAPLKDFVYVAGSFNNWQPGNSYAMKKDATPGSTKFWLELTGLTSGKSESFLYWVGETTPIANSPALVKTADPYSTLVLSPLDDQYIPSTTYPNMPVYPAGQDKEVTVLQTGQTPYAWSTSTTNFVKPEKDKLVVYEVLVRDFDANKNYQNLIDRIDYFKNLKINAIELMPVMEFEGNESWGYNTSFHMALDKFYGPSTKLKELIDLCHQNGIAVILDVALNHAFGRNPMIRMWMNDPDGDGYGNPTTENPYFNTVAKHSYSVGEDFNHSSAYTKNYVKRVIKQWIEEYKIDGFRWDLTKGFTQNCTASDQTCTGNYQQDRVDILKEYTDYSWLLDPTHYTIFEHLGGNTEEQQWANYRISENPSKGVIMWGNMNSNYNELSMGYTANISGMTSQSRGFTANRLMGYAESHDEERLMYKNSQFGNATNVAHNVKTLNVALSRMSAIGAVSLLVPGPKMIWHFGELGWNSSIYTCTDGSVNDNSATIAGDCKLSTKPQPQWANNWLADNNRNKIYYDWARMISLKTTEAVFSGVATIPNTSSLTPNIKITNSTLTSTDLKDVLIIANLDVTAKNVATGFQYTGSWYNLMDNTPYTVTDVNATISLQPGEFRVYGNKATTLATTDFDVLNDIYIYPNPASNYFILNTTTTKVQIYAISGQLVKTFDKSQVKEYQYNVSNLESGMYFVKIYNDENKVKVMKFVKQ